The following coding sequences are from one Streptomyces sp. NBC_01232 window:
- a CDS encoding Fur family transcriptional regulator, protein MSDLLERLRGRGWRMTSQRRVVAEVLDGDHVHLTADEVHARAVQRLPEISRATVYNALGELVALGEVAEVTTDGRAKRYDPNAHHPHQHLVCSACGLIRDVHPTGNPLAGLPADERFGFTVSGVEVTYRGLCPDCT, encoded by the coding sequence ATGAGTGACCTGCTGGAGCGTTTGCGCGGGCGTGGCTGGCGGATGACGTCCCAGCGGCGTGTGGTCGCGGAGGTCCTCGACGGCGACCACGTACACCTCACGGCGGACGAGGTGCACGCCCGCGCGGTGCAGCGACTGCCGGAGATCTCCCGGGCGACCGTCTACAACGCCCTGGGCGAGCTGGTGGCCCTCGGCGAGGTCGCGGAGGTCACGACCGACGGCCGGGCGAAGCGCTACGACCCCAACGCGCACCATCCGCACCAGCATCTGGTGTGCTCCGCCTGCGGCCTCATCCGCGATGTCCACCCGACCGGCAACCCGCTGGCCGGCCTCCCGGCGGACGAGCGCTTCGGCTTCACGGTGTCCGGGGTCGAGGTCACCTATCGCGGACTGTGCCCGGACTGCACGTAG
- a CDS encoding Pls/PosA family non-ribosomal peptide synthetase: MAVTPERGELTLLDDGETPEESGKHARFTAGPAAPTRTLVDIFEATVRTYPDELALDDGTTRLTYRALAVEVERRRRALAAAGVGLGDRVGVRVPSGTNELYVAILAVLAAGAAYVPVDAEDPDERADLVFGEAGVRAVLGGGQRIHTGRPAATGAPAAARPGPEHDAWIIFTSGSTGKPKGVAVSHRSAAAFVDAEAALFLADEPIGPGDRVMAGLSVAFDASCEEMWLAWRYGACLVPVPRSQVRSGADLGPWLVEQEITVVSTVPTLAALWEPEALNEVRLLIFGGEACPPELTQRLVTEGREVWNTYGPTEATVVACAALLTGEEPIRIGLPLNGWELAVVDESGEPVPMGGSGQLVIGGVGLARYLDPDKDAEKYAPLASLGWERAYRSGDLVRAEPDGLVFLGRADEQIKLGGRRIELGEVDAALQALPGVAGAAAAVRTARSGNQLLVGYLVTQDGWDHAAAVTRLRAELPAALVPLLAPVDELPTRTSGKVDRDALPWPLPDLETSGPTEQLYGTEAWLAEQWSETLGVTVAGAADDFFAIGGSSLAAAQLTTRLRTRYPSAAVLDIYQQPTLRKLARHLEKSAQGDGAARTVAPVPLRSQVTQSLLLVPLFTLVGLRWTVALLALGNVLHHFGSFPWAPTASWWLVAAGAALLFSPPGRLAIAAGGARLLLRGVKAGRHPRGGSVHLRLWTAERLAECVGATSLTGSWLERYGRALGAKIGPEVDLHSLPPVTGMLKLGRGCAVESEVDLCGHWLDGDHLEIGPVKVGAGAVVGTRSILFPGARVGKRAEVAPGSAVVGQIPTGQRWAGAPAGKLGRAKRNWPKERPPRGLFWRAAYGAAGFGLTALPVLAALPALLVVSRFVPADAGLTGALRGALLAVVPGALAFGFAYAALLLVFVRLLSLGLRTGTHPTHSRVGWQAWTVTQLMDLSRETLFPLYAGLITPVWLRLLGMKIGRGAEVSTVLALPSLTTVGEGAFLADDTLTAPYELGGGWMRIGQSEIGRRAFLGNSGMTAPGRSVPDDGLVGVLSATPKKAKKGSSYLGLPPVRLPRSTADADQSRTYEPPARLLWARGLVELCRLVPVFCSAALAVLTVTALCALITASGLGIWGAALLSGAVLLAAGAAACAVAVTAKWLLVGRHRTGEHPLWSGFVWRNELADTFVEVLAVPWLVGSVPGTPALALWLRGLGGRIGRGVWCESYWLPETDLVVLGDGVSVNRGCVLQTHLFHDRILRTDTVVLREGATLGPGGIVLPGSTVGARSTLGPASLVMAGESVPADTRWLGNPIEAWRS, from the coding sequence ATGGCAGTCACACCTGAGCGCGGTGAACTCACTCTGCTCGACGACGGGGAGACGCCGGAGGAGTCCGGCAAGCACGCCCGCTTCACGGCCGGCCCCGCCGCCCCCACCCGCACCCTCGTCGACATCTTCGAGGCCACCGTACGGACGTACCCCGACGAGCTCGCCCTCGACGACGGAACCACCCGTCTGACCTACCGGGCACTGGCCGTCGAGGTCGAGCGCCGTCGGCGGGCCCTCGCCGCCGCCGGAGTGGGACTCGGGGACCGGGTCGGCGTCCGCGTGCCGTCGGGAACCAACGAGCTGTACGTGGCCATCCTCGCGGTGCTCGCCGCGGGCGCCGCCTACGTACCCGTCGACGCCGAGGACCCGGACGAGCGCGCCGACCTCGTTTTCGGTGAAGCCGGCGTCCGCGCGGTACTCGGCGGCGGACAGCGCATCCACACCGGCCGCCCCGCGGCCACCGGCGCCCCCGCCGCCGCGCGCCCCGGCCCCGAGCACGACGCGTGGATCATCTTCACCTCCGGCTCCACAGGCAAGCCCAAGGGCGTCGCCGTCAGCCACCGCAGCGCCGCCGCCTTCGTGGACGCCGAGGCCGCCCTGTTCCTCGCCGACGAGCCGATCGGCCCCGGCGACCGCGTCATGGCCGGACTGTCCGTGGCCTTCGACGCCTCCTGCGAGGAGATGTGGCTGGCCTGGCGCTACGGCGCCTGCCTGGTGCCCGTACCCCGCTCCCAGGTCCGCAGCGGCGCCGACCTCGGCCCCTGGCTCGTCGAACAGGAGATCACCGTGGTCTCCACCGTGCCGACCCTGGCCGCGCTCTGGGAGCCCGAGGCACTCAACGAGGTCCGGCTCCTGATCTTCGGCGGCGAGGCCTGCCCGCCCGAGCTCACCCAGCGGCTGGTCACCGAAGGCCGCGAGGTCTGGAACACCTACGGCCCCACCGAGGCCACCGTCGTCGCCTGCGCCGCCCTCCTGACCGGTGAGGAGCCCATCCGGATCGGCCTCCCGCTGAACGGCTGGGAACTGGCCGTCGTCGACGAGTCCGGGGAGCCGGTGCCCATGGGCGGCAGCGGCCAGCTCGTGATCGGCGGCGTGGGCCTCGCCCGCTACCTCGACCCCGACAAGGACGCCGAGAAATACGCCCCCCTCGCCTCCCTCGGCTGGGAGCGCGCCTACCGCAGCGGTGACCTCGTACGCGCCGAACCGGACGGCCTGGTCTTCCTCGGCCGCGCCGACGAGCAGATCAAGCTCGGCGGCCGCCGCATCGAACTGGGCGAGGTGGACGCGGCGCTCCAGGCGCTGCCCGGCGTCGCGGGCGCGGCCGCCGCCGTACGCACCGCACGCAGCGGCAACCAGCTGCTCGTCGGCTACCTCGTCACCCAGGACGGCTGGGACCACGCCGCGGCGGTCACCCGGCTGCGCGCCGAGCTGCCCGCCGCCCTCGTACCGCTGCTCGCCCCCGTCGACGAGCTGCCCACCCGCACCTCCGGCAAGGTCGACCGCGACGCGCTGCCCTGGCCGCTGCCCGACCTGGAGACCTCCGGCCCCACCGAGCAGCTCTACGGCACCGAGGCCTGGCTCGCCGAACAGTGGAGCGAGACCCTCGGCGTGACCGTCGCCGGCGCAGCCGACGACTTCTTCGCCATCGGCGGCAGCAGCCTCGCCGCCGCACAGCTCACCACCCGGCTGCGCACCCGCTACCCGAGCGCCGCCGTCCTCGACATCTACCAGCAGCCCACCCTGCGCAAGCTGGCCCGCCACCTGGAGAAGTCCGCCCAGGGCGACGGCGCGGCCCGCACCGTCGCACCGGTCCCGCTGCGCTCCCAGGTGACCCAGTCGCTGCTCCTGGTCCCGCTGTTCACCCTGGTGGGCCTGCGCTGGACGGTCGCCCTGCTGGCCCTGGGCAACGTACTGCACCACTTCGGCAGCTTCCCGTGGGCGCCGACCGCCTCGTGGTGGCTCGTCGCCGCGGGCGCGGCGCTGCTCTTCAGCCCGCCCGGCCGCCTCGCCATCGCCGCCGGCGGCGCCCGCCTCCTGCTGCGCGGGGTGAAGGCCGGCCGCCACCCGCGCGGCGGAAGCGTTCACCTGCGCCTGTGGACGGCCGAGCGGCTGGCCGAATGCGTCGGCGCCACGTCCCTCACCGGCTCGTGGCTGGAACGCTACGGACGCGCCCTCGGCGCCAAGATCGGCCCCGAGGTCGACCTGCACTCCCTGCCACCGGTCACCGGAATGCTCAAACTCGGCCGCGGCTGCGCCGTCGAGTCCGAGGTGGACCTGTGCGGCCACTGGCTGGACGGGGACCACCTGGAGATCGGGCCGGTCAAGGTCGGCGCGGGCGCCGTGGTCGGCACCCGCAGCATCCTCTTCCCCGGCGCCCGGGTCGGAAAGCGCGCCGAGGTGGCCCCCGGCTCCGCCGTGGTCGGACAGATCCCGACCGGCCAGCGCTGGGCCGGAGCGCCCGCCGGCAAGCTCGGCAGGGCCAAGCGCAACTGGCCCAAGGAACGTCCGCCGCGCGGCCTCTTCTGGCGGGCCGCCTACGGAGCGGCGGGCTTCGGCCTCACGGCCCTGCCCGTGCTCGCCGCCCTGCCCGCCCTCCTCGTGGTGAGCCGGTTCGTGCCCGCCGACGCCGGGCTCACCGGAGCACTGCGCGGAGCGCTCCTCGCCGTGGTGCCCGGGGCGCTCGCCTTCGGGTTCGCGTACGCGGCCCTGCTGCTGGTCTTCGTACGCCTGCTCAGCCTCGGCCTGCGCACGGGCACCCACCCGACCCACAGCAGGGTCGGCTGGCAGGCCTGGACCGTGACCCAGCTGATGGATCTGTCCCGCGAGACGCTCTTCCCGCTGTACGCCGGGCTCATCACGCCGGTGTGGCTGCGGCTGCTCGGCATGAAGATCGGGCGGGGCGCCGAGGTGTCCACCGTGCTCGCCCTGCCGAGCCTGACCACCGTCGGAGAGGGCGCCTTCCTCGCCGACGACACCCTGACCGCCCCCTACGAGCTGGGCGGCGGCTGGATGCGCATCGGACAGTCCGAGATCGGCCGCCGGGCCTTCCTCGGCAACTCCGGAATGACCGCCCCCGGCCGCTCCGTGCCGGACGACGGGCTGGTCGGCGTACTGTCCGCCACCCCGAAGAAGGCCAAGAAGGGCAGCTCCTACCTGGGACTTCCGCCGGTCCGGCTGCCCCGCTCCACCGCGGACGCCGACCAGAGCCGGACGTACGAGCCGCCCGCACGGCTGCTGTGGGCGCGCGGGCTGGTCGAGCTGTGCCGGCTCGTCCCCGTCTTCTGCTCGGCCGCCCTGGCCGTGCTGACCGTGACGGCGCTCTGCGCCCTCATCACGGCGAGCGGCCTGGGGATCTGGGGAGCCGCGCTGCTCTCCGGTGCGGTGCTGCTCGCCGCCGGAGCGGCCGCCTGCGCGGTCGCGGTGACCGCCAAATGGCTGCTCGTGGGCCGGCACCGGACGGGGGAGCACCCGCTGTGGAGCGGCTTCGTGTGGCGCAACGAGCTGGCCGACACCTTCGTCGAGGTACTGGCCGTGCCCTGGCTCGTCGGGTCCGTGCCCGGCACGCCGGCGCTGGCCCTGTGGCTGCGCGGGCTCGGGGGCCGGATCGGCCGGGGTGTGTGGTGCGAGAGCTACTGGCTGCCCGAGACGGACCTGGTCGTGCTGGGCGACGGGGTCAGCGTGAACCGCGGCTGTGTGTTGCAGACGCACCTCTTCCACGACCGGATCTTGAGGACGGATACTGTGGTCCTCCGTGAGGGCGCCACCCTGGGCCCGGGCGGAATCGTCCTGCCCGGGAGCACGGTGGGGGCCCGCAGCACCCTGGGTCCCGCCTCCCTCGTGATGGCCGGGGAATCCGTCCCCGCCGACACCCGCTGGCTGGGCAATCCGATCGAGGCGTGGCGGTCCTGA
- a CDS encoding M1 family metallopeptidase, protein MSGQRTEPSDPYFPANGDSRYRVHRYELALEYRPGPNRLAGTARLSAIAGRAPLTEFHLNLAEFRIGRVLVNGRAPHYTHRGGKLRLRPAKPLPAGSAFTVEVHWSGNPKPVRSPWGGLGWEELTDGALVASQPVGAPSWYPCNDRPADKASYHISVNTPSAYTVVAGGRLLTRTTRASTTTWVYEQSAPTSSYLVGLSIGMYQTVLLGDPGLGGVPQSAHVPAHLLPRFSRDFARQPAMMRLFEELFGPYPFGEYAVVVADEELDVPVEAQGLSLFGANHVDGVRGSERLIAHELAHQWFGNSVTIADWRHIWLNEGFAKYAEWLWSERSGGRTAHELARTAHRTLLAQPQDLKLVDPGRKLMFDDRLYQRGGLTMHAIRCALGDDAFFRMLRDWGTVYRHGVVSTASFTGHAARYAAEPLDDLFSAWLHRTALPPLPAPSPQSPPSIPARPKYPPTNGGPKGRGKASA, encoded by the coding sequence GTGAGCGGCCAGAGAACAGAGCCATCGGACCCGTACTTCCCGGCCAACGGCGACTCCCGTTACCGAGTGCACCGGTACGAACTCGCTCTGGAATACCGCCCCGGCCCCAACCGGCTGGCCGGGACGGCCCGCCTCAGTGCGATCGCCGGCCGGGCACCGCTCACCGAGTTCCACCTGAACCTGGCCGAATTCAGAATAGGCCGCGTCCTCGTGAACGGCCGGGCCCCGCACTACACCCACCGCGGCGGCAAGCTCCGTCTGCGCCCGGCCAAACCGCTGCCCGCCGGCTCCGCCTTCACCGTGGAGGTGCACTGGTCGGGAAACCCCAAGCCCGTGCGCAGCCCCTGGGGCGGCCTCGGCTGGGAGGAACTGACGGACGGCGCCCTCGTGGCCAGCCAGCCCGTCGGCGCGCCCTCCTGGTACCCCTGCAACGACCGGCCCGCGGACAAGGCCTCCTACCACATCTCGGTCAACACGCCGTCCGCCTACACGGTCGTGGCCGGCGGCCGGCTGCTCACGCGGACGACGAGGGCCAGCACGACCACCTGGGTCTACGAGCAGTCCGCACCGACCTCCAGCTACCTGGTCGGGCTGTCCATCGGCATGTACCAGACGGTGCTGCTCGGCGACCCCGGACTCGGGGGAGTGCCGCAGAGCGCCCACGTGCCGGCGCACCTGCTGCCGCGGTTCTCCCGCGACTTCGCCCGGCAGCCGGCCATGATGCGGCTGTTCGAGGAACTCTTCGGGCCCTATCCCTTCGGTGAGTACGCGGTGGTCGTCGCGGACGAGGAACTCGACGTCCCCGTGGAGGCGCAGGGCCTGTCCCTGTTCGGCGCCAATCACGTCGACGGCGTACGCGGCTCGGAGCGCCTGATCGCCCACGAACTCGCGCACCAGTGGTTCGGCAACAGCGTGACCATCGCCGACTGGCGGCACATCTGGCTGAACGAGGGCTTCGCGAAGTACGCCGAATGGCTCTGGTCGGAGCGCTCCGGCGGCCGCACGGCGCACGAGCTCGCACGGACCGCGCACCGGACGCTGCTCGCGCAGCCCCAGGACCTGAAGCTGGTCGACCCCGGGCGCAAGCTGATGTTCGACGACCGCCTCTACCAGCGCGGCGGCCTCACGATGCACGCGATCCGCTGCGCCCTGGGCGACGACGCGTTCTTCCGCATGCTGCGCGACTGGGGCACCGTGTACCGCCACGGCGTGGTGTCCACCGCGAGCTTCACCGGCCACGCGGCCCGCTACGCGGCCGAGCCGCTGGACGACCTGTTCTCGGCCTGGCTGCACCGGACGGCCCTCCCGCCGCTCCCGGCGCCGTCGCCGCAATCCCCGCCGTCGATACCGGCGAGGCCGAAGTACCCGCCGACGAACGGCGGCCCCAAGGGCCGGGGCAAGGCCTCGGCGTAG
- a CDS encoding sensor histidine kinase — translation MWSPFLRFLAAPGRTGVLLQALAACVLAAATWTDVHARAFTGSAQQGWLALSAAAVGAVLVTLPLLKEARLYAYAGGGAAAASLACSAALHLGYGTAGVPFVYGAFEPVALLVVLALVARRGPAAATGPVALLLAAAVIVRPLSIGVQEGSLSVAFGLTLITVVVAGASVTARMVAAYRRQREHHVRLEQRIELARDLHDYVAHHVTGIVVQAQGARAVAARRPDMVLPALQRIEETGTEALASMRQMVGGLGACGSGVAQAAPAGMDDLRALVEGFALHGVPAYFSEEGPTDTVPSEVAATLHRVTAEALTNIRKHARHCRHVSVQVRVRPHEAAVRITNDGTAHGTSRPGYGLKGLSERVTLAGGTFRAGATPEGEWQVRARMPLAAVRAAS, via the coding sequence ATGTGGTCTCCTTTCCTCCGCTTCCTCGCCGCTCCCGGCAGGACGGGCGTCCTCCTGCAGGCCCTCGCGGCCTGCGTGCTCGCGGCCGCGACCTGGACGGACGTACACGCCAGGGCGTTCACCGGCTCGGCGCAGCAGGGCTGGCTCGCACTGTCGGCCGCGGCCGTCGGCGCCGTCCTCGTCACGCTGCCCCTGCTCAAGGAGGCCCGGCTCTACGCCTACGCCGGGGGTGGCGCCGCCGCCGCCTCGCTGGCCTGCTCCGCGGCCCTGCACCTGGGCTACGGAACCGCCGGTGTGCCGTTCGTCTACGGGGCGTTCGAGCCCGTCGCCCTCCTGGTCGTGCTGGCCCTCGTCGCCCGGCGCGGTCCGGCGGCCGCCACCGGGCCCGTCGCCCTCCTGCTGGCGGCGGCCGTCATCGTGCGGCCCCTGTCGATCGGCGTGCAGGAGGGCAGCCTCTCCGTCGCGTTCGGTCTCACCCTGATCACTGTCGTGGTGGCCGGGGCGAGTGTGACCGCGCGGATGGTGGCGGCGTACCGGCGGCAGCGCGAACACCACGTCCGGCTCGAGCAGCGCATCGAACTGGCCAGGGATCTGCACGACTACGTCGCCCATCACGTGACCGGCATCGTGGTCCAGGCCCAGGGCGCCCGGGCGGTCGCCGCCAGGCGGCCCGACATGGTCCTGCCCGCGCTGCAGCGCATCGAGGAGACCGGTACGGAGGCGCTCGCTTCCATGCGGCAGATGGTCGGCGGGCTCGGGGCGTGCGGGTCCGGCGTGGCGCAGGCCGCGCCCGCCGGCATGGACGACCTGCGCGCCCTGGTGGAGGGGTTCGCCCTGCACGGTGTACCGGCGTACTTCAGTGAGGAGGGCCCGACGGACACCGTGCCGTCCGAGGTGGCCGCCACGCTGCACCGGGTGACGGCGGAGGCCCTCACCAACATCCGCAAGCACGCCCGCCACTGCCGCCACGTCAGCGTCCAGGTACGCGTCCGCCCCCACGAGGCGGCCGTGCGGATAACGAACGACGGGACCGCCCACGGGACCTCGCGCCCCGGCTACGGGCTCAAGGGACTGAGCGAACGCGTCACCCTGGCCGGAGGCACCTTCCGGGCCGGCGCCACCCCCGAGGGGGAATGGCAGGTGCGGGCCCGCATGCCGCTCGCCGCTGTTCGCGCGGCCTCCTGA